A DNA window from Paraburkholderia sp. IMGN_8 contains the following coding sequences:
- the gltA gene encoding citrate synthase, translated as MEYSTIKATLSFRDESPSVELPLYKGTRGPDVIDVRKLYGQTGKFTYDPGFMSTAACNSAITYIDGGKGELLYRGYPIDNVAQNADFLETCYLLLKGELPNAQQAEEFVKTVTKHTMVHEQMHFFFRGFRRDAHPMAILVAAVGALSAFYHDSLDINNPQHREISAIRMIAKLPTLVTMAYKSTVDQPFVYPKNDLSYSANFMRMMFANPAQEYKVNDVLVRALDRILILHGDHEQNASTSTVRLAGSSGANPFACIAAGIACLWGPAHGGANEAALNMLEEIGSVDNIPEFIAKVKDKESGVKLMGFGHRVYKNYDPRAKLMRETCHEVLEELGLHDDPLFKLAMALEKIALEDEYFVSRKLYPNVDFYSGIVQRALGIPTAMFTCIFAMARTVGWIAQWNEMIADPEQKIGRPRQLFVGNGARTVPAR; from the coding sequence ATGGAATACTCAACGATCAAGGCGACGTTGTCCTTCCGTGACGAGTCGCCGAGCGTGGAATTGCCACTCTACAAGGGCACACGTGGCCCGGACGTGATCGACGTCCGCAAACTGTACGGCCAGACTGGCAAATTCACGTACGACCCGGGCTTCATGTCAACGGCGGCGTGCAATTCGGCAATCACCTACATCGACGGCGGCAAGGGCGAGCTGCTGTACCGCGGCTACCCGATCGACAATGTCGCGCAGAACGCCGACTTCCTCGAGACCTGCTATCTGCTTCTGAAGGGCGAACTGCCGAACGCGCAGCAAGCCGAAGAGTTCGTGAAGACCGTCACGAAGCACACGATGGTGCACGAGCAGATGCACTTCTTCTTCCGCGGTTTCCGTCGCGACGCGCACCCGATGGCGATTCTGGTTGCCGCAGTCGGCGCGCTGTCGGCGTTCTATCACGACTCGCTCGACATCAACAATCCGCAGCACCGTGAAATTTCCGCGATCCGCATGATCGCGAAGCTGCCGACGCTGGTGACGATGGCGTACAAGTCCACGGTGGATCAGCCGTTCGTTTATCCGAAGAACGACCTGTCGTACAGCGCGAATTTCATGCGCATGATGTTCGCGAACCCGGCGCAAGAGTACAAGGTCAACGACGTGCTGGTGCGCGCACTGGACCGTATCCTGATCCTGCACGGGGACCACGAGCAGAACGCATCGACCTCGACCGTGCGACTCGCCGGTTCGTCGGGCGCGAATCCGTTCGCGTGCATCGCAGCCGGTATCGCGTGTCTGTGGGGCCCGGCTCACGGTGGTGCGAACGAAGCGGCACTGAACATGCTGGAAGAAATCGGCTCAGTCGACAACATCCCCGAGTTCATCGCGAAGGTGAAGGACAAGGAATCCGGCGTGAAGCTGATGGGCTTCGGTCACCGCGTCTACAAGAACTACGATCCGCGTGCGAAGCTGATGCGCGAAACCTGCCACGAAGTGCTGGAAGAGCTGGGTCTGCACGACGACCCGCTGTTCAAGCTGGCTATGGCACTGGAAAAGATCGCACTGGAAGACGAATACTTCGTGTCGCGCAAACTGTACCCGAACGTCGACTTCTACTCGGGTATCGTGCAGCGCGCGCTGGGCATTCCGACGGCCATGTTCACGTGTATCTTCGCGATGGCACGTACGGTCGGCTGGATTGCACAGTGGAACGAAATGATCGCCGATCCGGAACAGAAGATTGGCCGTCCACGTCAATTGTTCGTTGGAAATGGCGCTCGCACGGTACCCGCTCGCTAG